A window from Staphylococcus succinus encodes these proteins:
- a CDS encoding glucose-6-phosphate isomerase, which yields MTHIQLDYGKTLEFFGEHELEQQKDIVKTLHKTIHEGTGAGNNFLGWVDLPIDYDKEEFSRIVEASKRIKVNSDVLVVIGIGGSYLGARAAIEMLTSSFRTNNDYPEIVFVGNHLSSNYTKELVDYLADKDFSVNVISKSGTTTEPAVAFRLFKQLVENKYGKEEAKKRIFATTDKQKGALKQLATNEGYETFVVPDDVGGRYSVLTAVGLLPIAAAGINIEAMMIGAAKARKELSSDKLEENIAYQYATIRNLLYSKGYTTEMLINYEPSMQYFNEWWKQLFGESEGKDFKGIYPSSANYTTDLHSLGQYVQEGRRFLFETVVKVNHPKHDLTIEEDSDDLDGLNYLAGKTIDEVNTKAFEGTLLAHTDGGVPNIVVNIPQLDEETFGYVVYFFELACAMSGYQLGVNPFNQPGVEAYKQNMFALLGKPGFEDMKKDLEARL from the coding sequence ATGACTCATATTCAATTAGATTATGGTAAGACTTTAGAATTTTTTGGAGAACATGAATTAGAACAACAAAAAGATATCGTGAAGACATTACACAAAACGATACATGAAGGAACTGGTGCAGGAAATAATTTCTTGGGTTGGGTAGACCTTCCAATTGATTACGATAAAGAAGAGTTTTCAAGAATTGTAGAAGCTTCTAAACGTATTAAAGTAAATTCTGACGTGTTAGTTGTTATTGGTATTGGTGGCTCATACCTTGGTGCACGTGCTGCTATTGAAATGCTAACATCTTCATTTAGAACAAATAATGACTATCCTGAAATTGTTTTTGTAGGTAATCATTTATCATCAAATTATACAAAAGAATTAGTAGATTATTTAGCTGACAAAGATTTCTCTGTAAACGTCATTTCTAAATCTGGTACAACTACAGAACCAGCAGTTGCATTCCGTTTATTCAAACAATTAGTTGAGAATAAATATGGCAAAGAAGAAGCTAAAAAACGTATCTTTGCTACAACAGATAAACAAAAAGGTGCATTAAAACAATTAGCTACAAATGAAGGTTATGAAACATTTGTAGTCCCTGATGATGTAGGTGGCCGTTATTCAGTGTTAACTGCTGTAGGTTTATTACCAATCGCAGCTGCAGGTATTAATATTGAAGCGATGATGATTGGTGCAGCAAAAGCACGTAAAGAATTATCTTCTGACAAATTAGAAGAAAATATTGCTTATCAATATGCAACAATCCGTAACCTTCTATATAGCAAAGGTTATACAACTGAAATGCTTATCAACTATGAACCGTCAATGCAATATTTCAACGAATGGTGGAAACAATTATTTGGTGAATCAGAAGGTAAAGACTTTAAAGGTATTTATCCTTCAAGTGCTAACTACACTACTGATTTACATTCATTAGGACAATACGTTCAAGAAGGTCGTCGTTTCTTATTTGAAACAGTTGTAAAAGTGAATCATCCAAAACATGATCTTACTATTGAAGAAGATAGTGACGATTTAGATGGATTAAATTATCTTGCTGGTAAAACAATTGATGAAGTTAATACAAAAGCATTTGAAGGTACATTATTAGCACATACAGATGGTGGCGTACCTAATATCGTTGTTAATATTCCACAATTAGATGAAGAAACATTTGGCTATGTCGTGTACTTCTTCGAACTTGCATGTGCTAT
- the hxlA gene encoding 3-hexulose-6-phosphate synthase, producing the protein MELQLAIDLLNKEEAAELAKKVEEYVDIVEIGTPIVINEGLPAVQHLNENISNAKVLADLKIMDAADYEVSQAVKFGADVVTILGVAEDASIKAAVEEAHKNDKQLLVDMIAVQDLEKRAKELDEMGADYIAVHTGYDLQAEGQSPLDSLRKVKSVIKNSKVAVAGGIKPDTIKEIVAEEPDLVIVGGGIANADDPVEAAKQCRDAIEGK; encoded by the coding sequence GTGGAATTACAATTAGCTATTGATTTATTAAATAAAGAAGAAGCAGCAGAATTAGCGAAAAAAGTAGAAGAATATGTCGATATTGTTGAAATTGGTACACCAATTGTGATTAATGAAGGTTTACCTGCCGTTCAACATTTAAATGAAAATATAAGCAATGCTAAAGTATTAGCAGACTTAAAAATCATGGATGCAGCAGACTATGAAGTAAGCCAAGCTGTTAAATTCGGCGCTGATGTTGTAACAATTTTAGGTGTAGCAGAAGATGCGTCAATTAAAGCAGCAGTTGAAGAAGCACATAAAAATGACAAACAATTATTAGTAGATATGATTGCTGTACAAGATTTAGAAAAACGTGCGAAAGAATTAGATGAAATGGGTGCTGACTATATTGCAGTGCACACTGGTTATGATTTACAAGCTGAAGGACAATCTCCATTAGATAGCTTACGTAAAGTTAAATCAGTAATTAAAAATTCTAAAGTCGCAGTTGCTGGTGGTATTAAACCAGATACAATTAAAGAAATTGTTGCAGAAGAACCTGACTTAGTAATTGTTGGTGGCGGTATCGCAAATGCTGATGACCCTGTAGAAGCAGCTAAACAATGTCGTGACGCTATTGAAGGTAAATAA